In Anopheles arabiensis isolate DONGOLA chromosome 2, AaraD3, whole genome shotgun sequence, the genomic window TTGTTGACCAGGCCATGTCACATAGGATCGTATTCATgtaggatcttcaagatcccgatggattaatcaataaacatataaacatataaaaatataaacatataTAAACATagacgtgctctatcgtgagcaggccaataagagagtgagagagagagaggggtagagagagagagagagagagagagagagagagaaagagagagtttCTTTCTGGGATCTCCGTTTACTCTCCATTTTCAAAATGCTTTAATTTGATTCAAAGTTGTAGACTTGCATGCAATAAAGTCTGCTTTGCTGCATAATAAGAGATTTCACGTCTGACATGTAGGTGGCGCGCTGGCTAGAGATGTTCTCACCGTACCTGCTAAAAGTAACTAGTTACTCTACGACAATTTCGGAACTAGATACACTTTTCAGTTTTAATCTGCCAAACAGTTACTCGTAgattgttttaattacttttaactaataatgttaaattatGCAGCATTATTCGCTCTCAGCGAAGAATAGTTAGAGATGCTTGCaatagtgatgtgctgtatggagcgcacccacgactccgatccgactccggaagactccgaacgactccgaacgactccgaacgactccgaacgactccgaacgactccgaacgactccgaacgactccggacgactccaggcgactccaggggactccggacgactccgactccgggcgatgccggacgactccgaacgactccgggccttttcggacgattccgaacgactccgataTTGCAGCGTGGACCTACCTtccagagtcgattccgaatttattggagtcggatcggagtcgactccggatttttgccaactttacccatcactagctTGCAACATTGCAAAGGAACTTTGTACTTTTATTTGGTGTGTCtgttgtaattaattttcttatcaatttaattattctttttacttttttgcgggtattttttgtttgttttcgtgtaaaacaaatatttttgagGCCACTTAGTCAAAcaacagttttaaaatataatcgGTACTCTTATCGGATGGGTTTAAGTATTTGTATGCGAAGCGAAACTTTTGATTGAGAggtgaataatttattaacgTGCAAATTCCTTTCAGTTAAGAACACATTAATACAAAGTTCACGAAGCGTATAGGTTAATATTCGATGCAATCGATTGAAGTGAAAGTTACTGATGCTAGCTTCACATGTTTGTTGCACTCTGTTGAACTCAGTTGATAAGTAGTAGATGATATCAAAAGGGGAAGGTATAAGCAAAAGACCTCTAGTGCTGGTGCAAACGCTTCCCCGCACTATTCGTTGAACTTACAATACGGACGATCCACGGCAGTATTGAGCGAGTAGTTGCGGAACATACCGCACTGATAAAGATGGCCGGTGAATTTGTGCGACTTGGGAAAATATCtacggaaaagaaaaattaaaaacatgctTCTAAAGATGCTCATAAGCTCGCTACAAACTTGCTCGATGCTTACTTATGCGGCACGGTATGGGGACACGGTGGATAGTACCCGTAGTCAGCGTTCGAGGTGCGATAGATGGGATTGCGCCCCTCCTGCTGCGAACCGTAGCCAGTGAATTGATCTGTAAACGAAATGTGGATAAAGGCACACCGTTTTGAGTAACTTGCACAATCACGTACCGTCCCAACCACTTACAGGGACTATCAATACGCTTCGGCAGGGACAGTCCCTTGTAGATATCAGCCGTATTGAGCGCTTGCTCGCTAATCTTCTGGTTTTCGCTATCC contains:
- the LOC120894072 gene encoding UPF0691 protein C9orf116 homolog, with the protein product MWWEMDSENQKISEQALNTADIYKGLSLPKRIDSPYQFTGYGSQQEGRNPIYRTSNADYGYYPPCPHTVPHKYFPKSHKFTGHLYQCGMFRNYSLNTAVDRPYCKFNE